A single window of Watersipora subatra chromosome 9, tzWatSuba1.1, whole genome shotgun sequence DNA harbors:
- the LOC137403687 gene encoding eukaryotic translation initiation factor 2 subunit 3-like: MSESEQSHLSQQDVSTLKVNELTPLTPDVISRQATINIGTIGHVAHGKSTVVKAISGVQTVRFKNELIRNITIKLGYANAKIYKCDGAECSRPGCYRACSSGTADVFPCPCGGNFKLERHVSFVDCPGHDILMATMLNGAAVMDAALLLIAGNESCPQPQTSEHLAAIEIMKLKHILILQNKIDLVKESQAREQYEQIQKFVQGTVAENAPIIPISAQLKYNIEVICEYICKKIPIPMRDFTSQPRLIVIRSFDVNKPGSEVDDLKGGVAGGSILRGVLVVGQEIEVRPGIVSRDSNGTLTCTPLRSKIISLFAEHNDLQYAVPGGLIGVGTKIDPTLCRADRLVGQVLGAVGALPDIYTELEISFFLLRRLLGVRTEGDRKGAKVQKLSKNEVLMVNIGSLSSGGRVLAVRNDLAKIGLTNPVCTEVGEKIALSRRIDKHWRLIGWGQIRRGVTIPPTEDW; encoded by the exons ATGTCGGAATCAGAACAATCACATTTATCGCAACAAGATGTTTCGACATTG AAAGTGAATGAGCTAACACCACTTACGCCAGATGTGATCAGCAGACAGGCAACAATAAATATTGGCACTATTGGACACGTAGCCCATGGTAAATCGACTGTGGTGAAGGCTATATCTGGAGTGCAG ACGGTgagatttaaaaatgaacttataaGAAACATCACAATCAAACTGGGCTATGCCAATGCAAAG ATCTACAAATGTGATGGAGCGGAATGCTCTAGACCCGGATGTTACCGAGCCTGCAGTAGCGGTACTGCCGATGTTTTCCCTTGTCCATGTGGTGGCAACTTCAAGCTTGAAAG ACACGTCTCCTTTGTCGACTGTCCAGGACACGATATTCTTATGGCCACCATGTTGAATGGTGCAGCAGTTATGGATGCTGCTTTGCTTCTCATAGCGG GCAACGAGTCATGTCCTCAACCGCAGACTTCAGAGCATCTCGCCGCCATCGAGATCATGAAGCTAAAGCACATTCTCATCCTGCAGAATAAGATTGACCTGGTCAAGGAGAGTCAAGCCCGTGAGCAGTATGAGCAGATACAGAAGTTTGTACAGG GCACAGTAGCTGAGAATGCTCCCATCATTCCCATCTCTGCACAGCTCAAGTACAACATTGAAGTGATATGCGAGTACATATGTAAAAAAATACCCATTCCTATGAGGGACTTCACATCTCAGCCTCGACTTATTG TGATACGATCATTTGATGTAAACAAACCCGGTTCAGAAGTAGATGATCTTAAAGGAGGTGTAGCTGGAGGTTCTATTCTGCGCGGAGTTCTGGTGGTAGGCCAGGAGATTGAGGTCAGACCTGGCATCGTCTCACGTGactctaatg GTACCCTGACATGCACCCCTCTTCGGTCAAAGATAATCTCCCTCTTTGCTGAGCACAATGATCTTCAGTACGCTGTACCTGGAGGCCTTATTG GTGTCGGCACAAAGATAGACCCTACACTATGCCGAGCTGACCGGCTGGTCGGGCAGGTGTTGGGTGCTGTTGGAGCGCTGCCAGATATCTATACAGAGTTAGAAATTTCCTTTTTCCTCCTCCGTAGACTCCTTGGCGTTAGAACTGAAGGTGATAGGAAAGGTGCCAAG GTTCAAAAGCTCTCTAAGAATGAAGTGCTCATGGTAAACATTGGCTCCCTTTCGAGTGGAGGTAGAGTACTCGCTGTGAGAAATGACTTGGCCAAGATTGGTCTGACAAACCCTGTGTGCACTGAAGTTGGTGAGAAGATTGCTTTGAGTCGACGAATTGACAAGCATTGGAG GTTGATTGGCTGGGGACAAATAAGACGAGGTGTTACAATACCACCAACTGAGGACTGGTGA